The proteins below are encoded in one region of Festucalex cinctus isolate MCC-2025b chromosome 2, RoL_Fcin_1.0, whole genome shotgun sequence:
- the uqcc5 gene encoding ubiquinol-cytochrome c reductase complex assembly factor 5, whose amino-acid sequence MFRRSATLRYFLSLAPGKRRFGPYRFLPVFFCIGGVMEWIMINVRIGKETFYDVYRRKRSEREYQQKVADGLIVANEPATK is encoded by the exons ATGTTTCGAAGGAGTGCAACACTACGATATTTTCTGAGCCTCGCACCTGGGAAACGTCGTTTTGGTCCGTATAGATTTCTTCCAGTCTTTTTTTGCATTGGAGGTGTCATGGAGTGGATCATGATCAACGTGAGGATCGGAAAAGAAACGTTCT ATGACGTCTACCGAAGAAAACGATCAGAGCGGGAGTACCAGCAGAAAGTAGCGGATGGTTTGATAGTTGCAAATGAGCCGGCGACCAAGTGA
- the LOC144014231 gene encoding mimecan-like, which produces MMLLRTFIVLSAALLWTLSFAGGDESKKGGAMQSDDVHDDILPDTDRDVAPEAIDMPTCLLCVCLSGSVYCEEVSPEMSQVPALPKETAYLYSRFNKITKINNNDFADTTTLKRIDLSWNLITEIEDGAFSRLANLEELNLSENRLTKLPALPARLMTFNANFNKLTTQGVKSTAFKKLTRLSYLYLGNNELTAVPHLPESLCIVHLHNNKIKTITDETFCQGNSSYYIRSNLNEVRLEGNPIQLWKHPYSFICLHSLPIGWYN; this is translated from the exons ATGATGCTTTTAAGGACTTTCATCGTCCTTTCTGCAGCGCTCTTGTGGACGTTGTCTTTCGCAGGGGGAGATGAATCAAAGAAAGGAGGAGCAATGCag AGTGACGACGTGCATGATGACATCCTTCCGGATACAGACCGAGATGTCGCTCCAGAAGCCATTG ACATGCCAACATGTTTACTGTGTGTTTGCCTGAGCGGCTCTGTCTACTGTGAGGAGGTTTCTCCTGAAATGTCACAAGTGCCAGCGTTGCCAAAGGAAACGGCTTATCTCTACTCACGCttcaacaaaatcaccaaaatcaACAATAATGACTTTGCAGACACCA CCACTTTGAAAAGAATTGACCTCAGTTGGAATCTCATCACGGAGATCGAGGACGGAGCTTTTTCCAGACTCGCGAATCTGGAGGAGCTCAATCTTTCAGAAAACAGGCTGACTAAACTGCCCGCGCTTCCCGCCAGGCTGATGACTTTCAACGCCAACTTCAACAAGCTTACGACACAAGGTGTAAAGTCCACCGCGTTCAAG AAACTCACAAGACTGTCATATCTTTACCTTGGAAACAACGAGCTGACAGCTGTCCCTCATCTTCCTGAGTCTCTTTGCATTGTGCATCTACAT AACAACAAGATCAAAACAATAACAGATGAGACGTTCTGCCAAGGCAACAGCAGTTACTACATCCGAAGCAACCTGAACGAGGTGAGACTGGAGGGGAACCCCATCCAGCTGTGGAAGCACCCTTACAGCTTCATCTGCCTGCACAGTCTGCCAATCGGATGGTACAACTGA